From Nicotiana tabacum cultivar K326 chromosome 20, ASM71507v2, whole genome shotgun sequence, one genomic window encodes:
- the LOC107809286 gene encoding uncharacterized protein LOC107809286 has translation MDELPCPHAWAVLKNQQPKPGQYCSFYYKKDKLLRTYEFPVNLMPDESLWVIPIEMMEDVVLPPKGRRNAGRPRKERLRPASKKESKRAFSCSVCGEGGHNRKTCRNRPK, from the coding sequence ATGGATGAACTTCCATGTCCGCATGCTTGGGCGGTTTTGAAGAACCAGCAGCCGAAACCTGGACAATATTGCTCTTTTTACTACAAGAAGGATAAACTCCTTAGAACTTATGAATTTCCAGTGAATCTGATGCCAGATGAGAGCTTATGGGTAATCCCAATAGAAATGATGGAAGATGTGGTCCTACCACCTAAAGGGAGAAGGAATGCAGGAAGGCCAAGAAAGGAAAGACTCAGACCTGCTTCAAAAAAAGAGTCTAAGAGGGCGTTTTCATGTTCTGTGTGTGGAGAAGGTGGTCACAATAGAAAAACATGTAGAAATCGACCAAAATAA